The DNA region aattaaatatcttGAAATTTGGGAAGATTCCAATATCACATTACTAGTTTAATACTTACGTGTAGCACAGGTTGTTGGTAAGGCTTTGTAAACCATCAGCAGTGAAGTTGTTCTCGTCCCACAGGACGTGGTAATGCGCAGGACGGCTTGTGCCCTGCCAACATGATTCCCATAAGAATATAATCCACTTTCAATTTAAAAGAGACGAAAGAGGCAAAAAATCACCTGGATTCCAGCATGGGAACAAAGATAAAAATCGAACTCCGTTGGATGGCAGATCTTGGAGTCCACCACAGTGCCTGCAACATTTACAGGTAGTGTTCTTTGGCATCAGAAATGAGAAACAAGATTATTATACAAGAATTGCCATGTATCAAATTAGAGTAAATACCAGGCAAAATATTGCCACTCCGGTCAACAGAACTCTTGTCATGATGGTTACTGGCAAACAGCCTCGTGTGGTGCCGCTTCTGAACCACAACAAAAGTTACAGGAGGCTGGTAGTTGGGCTCCAGAGATGCACAAGCCTGGAAGTGGTGAACAGATTGTTAGCAATAACAACAAAGATTGTTCAAAGTTGTTGACCAAAcaagaaaaatattcttcacCTTTCGGATAGCATCAAGCTCAAACAATAAAACTTGATAAAACTGCCCTTCACTTACACCATCcctgaaaataataatttagaATATCATATACGGATATACCAACATAAAAAGATCACAATGATCATAAAGGACTTGAACATAAGACTACCTGTAAAATATGATGCGCTGCGGCTTTTGTCCTGTAGCCCTCCGGAAAGATATAAGAAGTTCCCTACAAACAAATAATATAATAAGAAAACTAGAAAAACTGAACCACAAGGAATTATCAGATGCCGCATGTGCATTAATGAACAAACAtatgaagaaagagaaagacaGAGAGTACTTGATCATTCCACCAGTTAATGTTCCTCTGACTGGATCTTGCCATTGTTTGAAAAGATCTTGAATGAGCTCCTGCCGATGTGCTTGGGCACAAACCAAACCAGCATACTTGGTGATTTCAGGATAATCTTGAGAAGCCACAACCTACAGTATCAACAAGCATGATTTAAAAAAGAGGCAAATATTAAGTATTTTCAAGCTTTCACTGCTTGGCCTAAACACACAAATAAAGAACGTACAGCTGCTATTGATGGACTAGAATCCTCCCCAGGATGTGGATGAGTGACATCTGCCCCAAAAATAATTGTAGGCCTGTCACTGACTAAAGGAATGCGCCGTGAAAGAGCATCAACAAGAACCGTGTTCCTGCCCCCAACCTTTACATTAATCTTCAAAGCTACATTAGCTAAGTACTGCTTACTCATTTTGAAAACATGTTTTGTTAAGCAGCACTGGGAGACAAGCCCAAGGTCAGTCTCACAAATCCTTTTCAAGTCCCCTGCATACCAAATCATACAATGAAGAGATCCACTATTATATCAATCAAAATAACACTAGAAAGGAAGGTGAGCAGAGATCAGTTCAACAGCATACCATACAGAGAGCCATTGTTATCCGGCAGAATAACAATTAGCAGATCCAGTTCTCTCCCTTGCAACTTATTTTTAGCATCGTGATAGCGCGTTTTAAGAACTTTCTCCACTTGATCAGGCCTAGCACTTAGTGGGGGGACCACTGGCTCAGGATTGAATGCCTGAATACAAGTACCAGAACAATCATGTAATGAAGTAAACTATCTATTAGAGAAATAAAATTAGCAAGAAGAATTTATTCACACCATGCCAGATATATAACACATTTGGGCAAGTTCATAGCAAAAGCCACGGGCAACACTATCCTGCACATTCCTTGAGAAGTTTATGCAGAACCAGTTGTTGACTGTCCCTCCATTGACCATTTTCTGAAATAATGAGACAGCAAAAAGATGTTTCAAACTTATATagcaagagaaaaacaaaattaacctTAACATATTTACTCAATTCTAAAGCCTCAAGAACCTCTCAAGAGAAGAGAATCTTAAACATGTTCCACAGTAAGTTCAAGTGCAGTGCGCCTAGAGAAAATACCTTGTTCATCATATTCCATTGCCCAACTTGAGGAAGACAATCCTTTTCTCTACCAGTATCATGGTATTTGAGCTGAAGGGGAGGAAGATAATGTCAATTgccataaaataaaatcaagacaatgaaacaaataaaattaaaaatattgatgagacaaaaaaaaatacccaaGGTGGAGGAAGAATGCGAGCTTCAACTTGAGCAAGCTTCTCACTGATTTTGATTCCAAACTCCTTAGCATAAGGATCCTCATGATAGGCATTGTGATGAACAGTCTGTACAGCACAAAGGCATGAAGCATTAAGTAGGGAATAAAGCAACTAATAGATCAAACCATAAACCTTTAAATCCAAACAAGAAACTGACAAAATATGAAAAGAGCTACAGAAGTACACAGAATAAATCAGCAAATTAAGAATCTACATATATAATTACAAAAAACACCAGGTCCTAAGGTAAAAATTATTAAACTATTCATgaccaataaaaaaaacatatatatatatatatatataacatgaaTGCTAAGACAATATTCTTCGAACCTGCATGATATCGCGCTCCCTCTCAACAGGACGCTGGCATGTGACTTTAAGCAAAGCAGTAATTTGTCTCTCATTGAGGCGTTTTGAGTACCGTTGGCCTTCTACTATCTTGCAAACCTACATTACAAACAAGCAATTACTCACAGACTTGTCCACGTAATATCCAACAGCTAATAATTGGTTCAATTTTTCTACCTCCATTGGTAAATAGTTTGGTCTCTGTGTATTGCCCACTTGCAAACAAGGCCACTGAGTGTGTCGAATAACAAAACCATAGGTCTCCATGAAATATTCAACAACAGACTTCATTGTACCCCTCTCGTCCACAGGGAACCTAAAATTATTGATAAAATAAAGTCAGGAAAAGAATTCATAATTAGCATTAGAAACAAAAACTGTTCTTATTACTCACGTCAGCTCTCTAGTAGCCTGTGAGGTCAGACCAGAGATACGATACTTCCGTCTCATGTTACCACGATGTGTTACTTCAACTTTGATACCACGGAGTGCTTTTTTTATCTGTCACACATTAAGAAAGGAAGTTAGTTTGTGGGTTTCAGGACAATCCCATTCTCATCATTTCTTAAAAAGCCACGCTGTGAACCAAAACCATTCAAAGATTTCAACTAATGACATCAATTATCAATGACATCAAAAAACAAGACTTTCAAGCATACAATGGCATATCATTATTGCATTTCTGATTTAGTTATCAGACCACTGAGATTGTAAAGATTTTAACATTGAAAATAGTACTGACAAATTTTGCAGGATAAAAGATGAAGATATACAGAAAGGGCTGTTAACAATCTGACCTTGACGCGGTCAGCATCAGACAATGGACGGGAGGAGACATCCCTGCTCAGCAATTGATTCACAAATTCTATGACTGGCAAAGGCTCAATAAATGCCGTTGATGACATGTCTATACATGAACATTTGGTTAGTAATTTCTCAAGGAAAATGAAGAAACAAAGAATCTAGAGCTAAATAAAAGAAATGCCAACTAAACAAATGAGATTTACATACCAATGTTCAGGGACAGTCCCATTTGTGTGGGACGAATGCTCTGATAGAAACCACGCCAACTTTCCAATCCCTCACCTAAGGGCTGCCTTCTACCAAGATCAGGTGAATAGAATGACCTCCCCACTGGACAATACCTGTAGCATCATAAGTGTCAAAACCAGGCATGGTGAACGATGAGTTCAACACAGGAAGTCAACAAACAATTAAAAACTACATCAAGAACCTGGTAGTGGGGAGTTCACGCAGAACAATGTCTAGAACCTGTAGAGCTTCCTGAGGAGCATCTGTTTGCCTCCCCTGTAAAAACAGGCCCAGGTGGTGAAGATCCGCTCGTGCAGCCAATTTTATCACAACTTTGAACTCCCTATCCCTCCTGtttcaaaataaatcaaaagatAAACAATTAAACAATTAAACACGTAAGAAGCCATGTAGAAACATTTGGAAATAGACATTAAGCAAACCTTGGTGCTGCTCCAGCtccctcatcatcatcaactaGGGTGATTCTGAACTCCTTTGAAATGAATGGCAGTGCACCTGCAGTATAAAGACTTTTCCGGCCATCATAGGCAGGAAGTCTCTTTCCAAGGTGAGACTCTCGGTACAGCCTCACCAGCTGCTCCATGACAGCACGGTTCACACCTCTAGAAGTAACTTCTGGAGTAATAGTTACCTAAGCAACCAAGAGCAGCAACAATATAAGCACCATGTTACCCACAAAAGGATTAACAAATATTACCAATCATTAAAGGTAGAACTTACATCATACTGATGCAGATCTTTATTAGGCAGCTCCGCAAAGAAATGATTGGCCTTAACAATACACTTGGTGCCATAGCTACCCTTTCCAGGGCGGAGGGGAAATCTCATAGATGATTTACTTGCAGGAGGAGGAGTAGGCACAGTTTCAGTTTCCACTACCATCTGGGACATCTGCTTCTCAACTTCAGACACGTCAGGCTGAGATGATGATGAACTCGCCTCATATGGTGGAGGCTGAGGAGTCACCCCAGCTTGATATGGAACTGGGGTTGCTTGGTGCAGCTCGGGAGCTGGTGGCCTAGATGGTGGGCCACCATGTGAGGGACTTACGCCACGGCCACTGCCCATACCACCACCTCCCCGGCCTCCGCCACCACCATATCCTCCGCCGCCACCACTATATCCACCGCGCCCTCCTTGCTGAGAAGGGCCTCCCCTCCCCCTACCTTGATACTCAGGAGG from Lotus japonicus ecotype B-129 chromosome 2, LjGifu_v1.2 includes:
- the LOC130738646 gene encoding protein argonaute 1-like — protein: MVRKRRTDGPSGGEGSEGQHSHSTERSAPPPQQAAAAPGGGGPGPQGGRGYGGPPQGGRGGGYGGGGGPGYGGGGRGGHGVPQQQYGGPPEYQGRGRGGPSQQGGRGGYSGGGGGYGGGGGRGGGGMGSGRGVSPSHGGPPSRPPAPELHQATPVPYQAGVTPQPPPYEASSSSSQPDVSEVEKQMSQMVVETETVPTPPPASKSSMRFPLRPGKGSYGTKCIVKANHFFAELPNKDLHQYDVTITPEVTSRGVNRAVMEQLVRLYRESHLGKRLPAYDGRKSLYTAGALPFISKEFRITLVDDDEGAGAAPRRDREFKVVIKLAARADLHHLGLFLQGRQTDAPQEALQVLDIVLRELPTTRYCPVGRSFYSPDLGRRQPLGEGLESWRGFYQSIRPTQMGLSLNIDMSSTAFIEPLPVIEFVNQLLSRDVSSRPLSDADRVKIKKALRGIKVEVTHRGNMRRKYRISGLTSQATRELTFPVDERGTMKSVVEYFMETYGFVIRHTQWPCLQVGNTQRPNYLPMEVCKIVEGQRYSKRLNERQITALLKVTCQRPVERERDIMQTVHHNAYHEDPYAKEFGIKISEKLAQVEARILPPPWLKYHDTGREKDCLPQVGQWNMMNKKMVNGGTVNNWFCINFSRNVQDSVARGFCYELAQMCYISGMAFNPEPVVPPLSARPDQVEKVLKTRYHDAKNKLQGRELDLLIVILPDNNGSLYGDLKRICETDLGLVSQCCLTKHVFKMSKQYLANVALKINVKVGGRNTVLVDALSRRIPLVSDRPTIIFGADVTHPHPGEDSSPSIAAVVASQDYPEITKYAGLVCAQAHRQELIQDLFKQWQDPVRGTLTGGMIKELLISFRRATGQKPQRIIFYRDGVSEGQFYQVLLFELDAIRKACASLEPNYQPPVTFVVVQKRHHTRLFASNHHDKSSVDRSGNILPGTVVDSKICHPTEFDFYLCSHAGIQGTSRPAHYHVLWDENNFTADGLQSLTNNLCYTYARCTRSVSIVPPAYYAHLAAFRARFYMEPETSDSGSMTSAAAGRGMGGRTTRAPGANAAVRPLPALKENVKRVMFYC